From Amycolatopsis cihanbeyliensis, a single genomic window includes:
- a CDS encoding threonine ammonia-lyase, with protein MDLVTLNDIRDAAERIRDAVVRTPLLPCPWADPGRPLWAKPESLQPIGAFKLRGAHNAIARLDERTRRRGVVAYSSGNHAQAVAYSARHFGVPAHIVMPDVTPQVKIDRTRECGAEVVLVPIAERESAADELVADRGAVLVPPFDHQDVIAGQGTAGLEIIADLPDVDVVLIPVSGGGLASGIGTAIKALSPDVQVIGVEPELAADTRDGLAAGARVDWPVERRSRTIADGLRSQPSELTFAHLSRVLDGVVTVGEREIRSAMAALASRARLVAEPSGAVALAAYLDHAGELPAGRTAAVISGGNVDPTLMVEMLTEHAAPARG; from the coding sequence GTGGATCTGGTGACTCTGAACGATATCCGGGACGCCGCCGAGCGGATCCGGGACGCGGTCGTCCGCACACCGCTGCTGCCGTGCCCCTGGGCGGACCCGGGACGCCCACTCTGGGCGAAGCCGGAGAGCCTGCAACCGATCGGCGCGTTCAAGCTGCGTGGCGCGCACAACGCGATCGCGCGGCTGGACGAGCGGACTCGTAGGAGAGGCGTGGTCGCCTATTCCAGCGGCAACCACGCCCAGGCGGTGGCGTACTCGGCGCGGCATTTCGGCGTTCCGGCACATATCGTCATGCCGGACGTGACCCCGCAGGTCAAGATCGACCGGACCCGGGAGTGTGGCGCCGAGGTGGTGCTGGTGCCGATCGCCGAACGCGAGTCCGCCGCCGACGAGCTGGTCGCCGACCGTGGCGCGGTGCTGGTGCCGCCGTTCGACCACCAGGACGTGATCGCCGGGCAGGGTACCGCCGGCCTGGAGATCATCGCCGATCTGCCCGATGTGGACGTGGTGCTGATCCCGGTGAGCGGGGGTGGGCTGGCCTCGGGAATCGGGACGGCGATCAAGGCGTTGTCCCCCGACGTGCAGGTGATCGGGGTGGAACCGGAGCTGGCCGCCGACACGCGGGACGGCCTGGCGGCCGGTGCGCGGGTCGACTGGCCGGTGGAGCGGCGTAGCCGGACGATCGCGGACGGGCTGCGCTCGCAGCCTTCCGAGCTGACTTTCGCGCACCTGAGCCGGGTGCTCGACGGGGTGGTGACGGTCGGGGAGCGGGAGATCCGGTCGGCGATGGCGGCGCTGGCATCCCGGGCACGGCTGGTCGCGGAGCCGAGCGGTGCGGTGGCGCTGGCGGCCTACCTGGACCATGCCGGCGAGTTGCCCGCCGGCCGGACCGCGGCGGTGATCTCCGGCGGCAACGTCGATCCCACCCTGATGGTGGAAATGCTCACCGAGCACGCCGCCCCTGCCCGTGGTTAG
- the lpdA gene encoding dihydrolipoyl dehydrogenase, producing MSEHFDVVVLGSGPGGYVAAIRAAQLGYDTAIIEERYWGGVCLNVGCIPSKALLRNAELAHLFTHEARTFGIQADGPVTFDYGAAYQRSRKVADGRVKGVHFLMKKNGITQFTGHGTFTGPNSVDVRRSEGGTDTVTFDHCIIATGASAKLLPGTSVSERVVTYEEQILESELPDSIVIAGAGAIGVEFAYVLHNYGVKVTIVEFLDRMVPLEDEEVSAELARRYRRLGIEVLTSTRVDSIDDSGENVVVTVTRDGEQQTLEADKVLQAMGFQPKVEGFGLENTGVRPTERGAIEVDGRCRTNVPHIFAIGDVTAKLMLAHAAESMGIVAAETIADAETMELDYRMIPRATYCQPQIASFGWTEEQAREQGYEVQVAKFPFTANGKAHGLGDTVGFAKILSDARYGELLGAHLIGPEVTELLPELTLAQQWDLTVHEVARNVHAHPSLGEAVKEAIHGLAGHMINM from the coding sequence ATGAGTGAGCATTTCGACGTTGTGGTGCTGGGTTCCGGTCCTGGTGGGTACGTAGCGGCGATTCGGGCCGCTCAGCTCGGATACGACACGGCGATCATCGAGGAACGCTACTGGGGCGGGGTGTGCCTGAACGTCGGATGTATCCCGTCGAAGGCCCTGCTGCGCAACGCCGAGCTGGCGCACCTGTTCACCCACGAGGCGCGGACCTTCGGTATCCAGGCGGACGGGCCGGTCACCTTCGACTACGGCGCCGCGTACCAGCGCAGCAGGAAGGTCGCGGACGGCCGGGTCAAGGGCGTGCACTTCCTGATGAAGAAGAACGGGATCACCCAGTTCACCGGCCATGGCACGTTCACCGGACCGAACTCCGTCGACGTGCGGCGGAGCGAGGGTGGGACCGACACGGTGACCTTCGACCACTGCATCATCGCCACCGGGGCGAGCGCGAAACTGTTGCCGGGGACCTCGGTGAGCGAGCGGGTGGTGACCTACGAGGAGCAGATCCTCGAGTCGGAGCTGCCGGACAGCATCGTGATCGCCGGCGCGGGGGCGATCGGCGTCGAGTTCGCCTACGTGCTGCACAACTACGGGGTGAAGGTCACCATCGTCGAGTTCCTGGACCGGATGGTCCCGTTGGAAGACGAGGAGGTCTCCGCCGAACTCGCCCGCCGGTACCGTCGCCTGGGTATCGAGGTACTCACCTCCACCCGGGTCGATTCCATTGACGACAGTGGGGAGAACGTCGTCGTCACGGTGACCAGGGACGGCGAGCAGCAGACCCTGGAAGCGGACAAAGTGTTGCAGGCCATGGGTTTCCAGCCCAAGGTGGAAGGCTTCGGCCTGGAGAACACCGGTGTCCGGCCGACCGAGCGTGGCGCGATCGAGGTGGACGGCCGCTGCCGCACGAACGTGCCGCACATCTTCGCCATCGGCGACGTGACCGCGAAGCTGATGCTCGCCCACGCCGCCGAGTCGATGGGCATCGTCGCCGCCGAGACCATCGCGGACGCCGAGACCATGGAACTCGACTACCGCATGATCCCGCGTGCGACCTACTGCCAGCCGCAGATCGCCAGCTTCGGTTGGACCGAGGAGCAGGCCCGCGAGCAGGGCTACGAGGTCCAGGTGGCGAAGTTCCCGTTCACCGCCAACGGGAAGGCCCACGGGCTCGGCGACACGGTCGGTTTCGCGAAGATCCTCAGCGACGCCAGGTACGGGGAGCTGCTGGGCGCGCACCTCATCGGCCCCGAGGTGACCGAACTGCTGCCGGAGCTGACCCTGGCCCAGCAGTGGGACCTGACCGTGCACGAGGTCGCCCGTAACGTGCACGCCCATCCCAGCCTCGGTGAGGCCGTCAAGGAAGCCATCCACGGCCTCGCCGGCCACATGATCAACATGTGA
- a CDS encoding nitroreductase family deazaflavin-dependent oxidoreductase: MLFGDEHVRRYEETDGEVGHIWQNDAPVLILTTTGRKTGQPRKFALIYQEHEGDYVIVASKSGADSHPGWYLNLQADPEVGVQVGADKFTARARTASSAEKAELWPKMVKVWPSYDEYQEKTDRDIPVVVLERG, translated from the coding sequence ATGCTTTTCGGCGACGAGCACGTACGCCGCTACGAGGAGACCGACGGTGAGGTCGGGCACATCTGGCAGAACGACGCCCCGGTGCTGATCCTCACCACCACTGGCAGGAAGACCGGCCAGCCGCGCAAGTTCGCGCTGATCTACCAGGAGCACGAGGGGGACTACGTCATCGTCGCCTCCAAAAGCGGTGCCGACTCGCACCCGGGCTGGTACCTGAACCTGCAGGCCGACCCCGAGGTCGGCGTGCAGGTGGGGGCGGATAAGTTCACTGCGCGCGCCCGCACCGCGAGCTCGGCCGAGAAGGCGGAGCTGTGGCCGAAGATGGTCAAGGTGTGGCCGTCCTACGATGAGTACCAGGAGAAGACCGACCGGGACATCCCGGTGGTCGTACTCGAACGCGGGTAG
- a CDS encoding MFS transporter, which translates to MADGELGRTTTENGPEQGVLQRASRGRPWLTLVATVLGGVLVGLDGTATTIAAPYISAEVGATLGELELIANAYLVALAIALLPAGRLADRIGRRRTFVLGVLLFGLASLGIALSGTVTALVLFRVLQGLAGALLQPAALALLRNAFPPGKLGLPLGVWGGVNALAIGLGPVIGGVIVQGFSWEAVFLLNVPVAAVVIGLTFWAVVESKGAPKGVPGALRGLLRRRAVTLGAALVGFSSFGVFGLLFLLTLYLQNARGLPPIQAGAWMLPPTCVVVLSAPLGGLLAQRFGPRWPVSAGLLLVAAGLFSLAGLGTTSGFVDLLLPGALVGFGTGLCVIAATEAILGASPEESSGSASALQQMATQIGGVLGIAAVGTMMSWQVLRTIPVRIEQAGLPEPVADAVLRDTDAVAQGTVPAVLDGVEGSLGHAVQAVARLGFTDAMGVAMVLLAGVTLVGAVAALWLPRPAQEPDVRPEPEEPEPAGSATR; encoded by the coding sequence GTGGCAGACGGCGAGCTCGGCAGGACCACCACGGAAAATGGCCCTGAGCAGGGGGTTCTTCAACGGGCCTCGCGCGGCAGGCCATGGCTGACCCTGGTCGCCACGGTCCTCGGCGGCGTGCTGGTCGGCTTGGACGGAACCGCGACCACGATCGCGGCCCCCTACATCTCCGCCGAGGTGGGCGCTACCCTCGGTGAACTCGAACTGATCGCGAACGCCTATCTTGTGGCGCTCGCCATCGCGCTGCTGCCCGCGGGCCGGCTTGCCGATCGGATCGGGCGGCGCCGGACCTTCGTGCTCGGCGTGCTGCTCTTCGGTCTCGCGTCGCTCGGGATCGCGCTGTCCGGTACGGTCACCGCGCTGGTGCTGTTCCGGGTGCTGCAGGGTTTGGCAGGCGCGCTGTTGCAGCCGGCGGCGCTCGCCCTGCTGCGCAACGCCTTCCCGCCCGGGAAGCTCGGTCTGCCGCTCGGCGTGTGGGGCGGGGTGAACGCGCTGGCCATCGGGCTGGGTCCGGTGATCGGCGGCGTGATCGTGCAGGGCTTCAGCTGGGAAGCCGTCTTCCTGCTGAACGTCCCGGTCGCCGCCGTTGTGATCGGACTCACTTTTTGGGCCGTGGTGGAGTCGAAGGGGGCCCCGAAGGGGGTTCCGGGCGCGCTGCGTGGCCTGCTGCGCAGGCGCGCCGTCACCCTGGGCGCGGCGCTGGTCGGCTTCAGTTCCTTCGGCGTGTTCGGCCTGCTCTTCCTGCTCACCCTGTACCTGCAGAACGCGCGTGGCCTCCCGCCGATTCAGGCCGGCGCCTGGATGCTGCCACCCACCTGCGTCGTGGTGCTGTCCGCGCCGCTCGGCGGACTGCTCGCGCAGCGGTTCGGCCCACGCTGGCCGGTGTCCGCGGGCCTGTTGCTCGTCGCGGCCGGCCTGTTCAGCCTCGCCGGGCTCGGCACGACGTCCGGTTTCGTCGATCTGCTGCTGCCCGGTGCGCTGGTCGGCTTCGGCACCGGCCTGTGCGTGATCGCCGCGACCGAGGCGATCCTCGGCGCCAGCCCGGAGGAGTCCAGCGGCAGCGCCTCGGCGTTGCAGCAGATGGCGACCCAGATCGGCGGGGTCCTTGGCATCGCGGCGGTGGGCACGATGATGTCCTGGCAGGTGCTACGCACGATTCCGGTGCGGATCGAGCAGGCCGGGCTGCCGGAGCCGGTGGCCGACGCGGTGCTGCGCGACACCGACGCGGTGGCGCAGGGCACCGTGCCCGCGGTGCTGGACGGGGTGGAGGGGTCGCTGGGGCACGCCGTGCAGGCCGTGGCTCGGCTCGGCTTCACCGACGCCATGGGAGTCGCGATGGTGCTCCTCGCCGGGGTCACCCTCGTAGGCGCGGTAGCGGCGTTGTGGCTTCCGCGTCCGGCTCAGGAACCGGACGTCCGGCCGGAGCCCGAGGAGCCCGAGCCAGCCGGCTCGGCCACCAGATAA
- a CDS encoding TetR/AcrR family transcriptional regulator — MTTDSAPRWRRLEPDERREQIFACAAELFGERPYAEVSTSDIAARAGVARGLINHYFGTKRELYLAVIRRAMTVPHFAVELLPEGSLEKRTHAAVDWFLNMVTKQGKMWLAAIAPEGIGRDAEVEQILAEADRESADRVLEAVGIAPDNKHWDELNALIRAYGGMVKAAGREWLVRGALNRDQVHALLSKSLHTLVAEVFPAVQNETTPP; from the coding sequence ATGACCACGGACTCAGCACCGAGATGGCGACGGCTGGAACCTGACGAGCGCCGGGAGCAGATCTTCGCCTGCGCCGCCGAGCTCTTCGGCGAGCGACCGTACGCCGAAGTGTCCACATCGGACATCGCGGCGCGGGCCGGTGTCGCCAGGGGCCTGATCAACCACTACTTCGGCACCAAGCGCGAGCTGTACCTCGCGGTCATCCGGCGGGCGATGACCGTACCGCACTTCGCGGTCGAGTTGCTGCCGGAGGGATCGCTGGAGAAGCGGACGCATGCCGCGGTGGACTGGTTCCTGAACATGGTGACCAAGCAGGGAAAGATGTGGCTGGCGGCCATCGCGCCGGAGGGCATCGGCAGGGACGCCGAGGTGGAGCAGATCCTCGCCGAGGCCGACCGGGAGTCCGCGGACCGGGTACTCGAAGCCGTCGGGATCGCGCCGGACAACAAGCACTGGGACGAGCTGAACGCGCTCATCCGGGCCTACGGCGGCATGGTGAAGGCCGCGGGCCGGGAGTGGCTGGTGCGCGGTGCGCTGAACCGGGACCAGGTGCACGCCCTGCTGAGCAAGTCCCTGCACACCCTCGTCGCCGAGGTCTTCCCTGCCGTACAGAACGAAACGACTCCCCCCTAG
- a CDS encoding MMPL family transporter translates to MGVSRWLLPALLVLLWLLLGGASSPFLGKLSEVQSNDPGSFLPATAESTEVSDLQEQFTDSRLMPAVVVFERPSGLTPADTEAVRVKAAEFARSPGLVGETSSPIPAEDGAAVQLVLPLSGEDPYQASERVKDIRADLERGLPDGLRAFVTGPGGYNADFAEVFGHIDGMLLLVTACAVALILIMVYRSPLLPIIVLISAGLALCTSSAIIYLLAERDLLILNGQTQGILLILVFGAATDYALLLVARYREELMRQPRVLDAMRTAWRSSFEPILASGGTVILGMLCMLVSELTSNRSLGPVVSIGIAGALLASLTYLPAALLLVGRSAFWPQDAVPRKHRKVTHGIFDRIAELVRKRSRWTWVVTTVVLLAGVAFVPSLQASGTTQQALFLEEVEAVTGQDVLTAHFPGGTGSPAVIMATEQSAGQVLDAATAVDGVAEAVPTPAEPGNPAAGPKTVDGMVEINATLRDPADSTAAERTLRELRETLHALPGARAKVGGQTAQQVDMLAAATHDRNAIIPIVLVVIFAVLALLLRSLLVPLLLMGTVVLSFAATLGVGALVFNDLLNFPGADPAIPLYAFVFLVALGIDYNIFLMTRAREETARLGTERGTLHALKVTGGVITSAGVVLAATFAALAVIPVLFLAQVAFLVAFGVLLDTFVVRSLLVPALAVDLGRVIWWPSRLARAPRAPAGRPVPEPDAEATTPLPRLRG, encoded by the coding sequence ATGGGTGTGTCGCGGTGGCTGTTGCCTGCCCTACTGGTGCTGCTGTGGCTGCTGCTCGGCGGCGCGAGTAGCCCGTTCCTCGGCAAGCTGAGCGAGGTCCAGAGCAACGACCCTGGTTCCTTCCTCCCGGCGACCGCCGAGTCGACCGAGGTGTCCGACCTGCAGGAACAGTTCACGGACAGCAGGCTGATGCCGGCCGTGGTGGTCTTCGAGCGGCCGTCCGGCCTCACCCCGGCCGACACCGAGGCGGTGCGGGTCAAGGCCGCCGAGTTCGCCCGGTCTCCGGGCCTGGTGGGTGAGACCTCATCGCCGATCCCGGCCGAGGACGGCGCCGCGGTTCAGCTGGTGCTGCCACTGTCCGGCGAGGACCCGTACCAGGCCAGCGAGCGTGTCAAGGACATCCGCGCCGACCTCGAGCGGGGGCTGCCGGACGGCCTGCGTGCTTTCGTCACCGGGCCCGGCGGCTACAACGCCGACTTCGCCGAGGTCTTCGGGCATATCGACGGGATGCTGCTGCTGGTGACCGCCTGCGCGGTCGCACTGATCCTGATCATGGTCTACCGCAGCCCGCTACTGCCGATCATCGTGCTGATCTCGGCCGGACTCGCGCTGTGCACCTCCTCGGCCATCATCTACCTGCTCGCCGAGCGGGACCTGCTCATCCTGAACGGTCAGACCCAGGGCATCCTGCTCATCCTGGTGTTCGGTGCGGCGACCGACTACGCGCTGCTGCTGGTGGCCCGTTACCGCGAGGAACTGATGCGTCAACCACGCGTGCTGGACGCGATGCGCACGGCCTGGCGATCCTCCTTCGAGCCGATCCTCGCCTCCGGCGGCACGGTGATCCTCGGCATGCTGTGCATGCTGGTCAGCGAGCTGACCTCGAACCGGAGCCTCGGCCCGGTGGTGTCGATCGGCATCGCGGGCGCGCTGCTGGCCTCGCTCACCTACCTGCCGGCGGCCCTGCTGCTGGTCGGCCGGTCCGCGTTCTGGCCGCAGGACGCCGTACCGCGCAAGCACCGGAAGGTCACCCACGGCATCTTCGACCGGATCGCCGAGCTGGTGCGCAAGCGCTCCCGGTGGACCTGGGTGGTCACCACCGTCGTCCTGCTGGCCGGGGTGGCCTTCGTGCCCTCGCTCCAGGCCAGCGGCACCACCCAGCAGGCGCTCTTCCTCGAGGAGGTCGAGGCCGTCACCGGGCAGGACGTGCTGACCGCGCACTTCCCCGGCGGCACCGGGAGCCCCGCCGTCATCATGGCCACCGAGCAGTCCGCGGGGCAGGTGCTGGACGCCGCGACCGCCGTCGACGGCGTGGCCGAAGCGGTGCCGACCCCGGCCGAGCCGGGCAACCCCGCGGCCGGGCCGAAGACCGTGGACGGCATGGTCGAGATCAACGCGACCCTGCGCGACCCCGCCGACTCGACGGCCGCCGAGCGGACCCTGCGCGAGCTGCGCGAGACCCTGCACGCCCTCCCCGGCGCGCGGGCGAAGGTGGGCGGGCAGACCGCGCAGCAGGTGGACATGCTCGCGGCGGCGACGCACGACCGCAACGCGATCATCCCGATCGTGCTCGTGGTGATCTTCGCCGTACTGGCGCTGCTGCTGCGATCCCTGCTGGTCCCGCTGCTGCTGATGGGCACCGTGGTGCTGTCCTTCGCCGCCACCCTCGGCGTCGGCGCGCTGGTGTTCAACGATCTGCTGAACTTCCCCGGCGCCGACCCGGCCATCCCGCTGTACGCCTTCGTGTTCCTGGTGGCGCTGGGCATCGACTACAACATCTTCCTGATGACCAGGGCAAGGGAGGAGACCGCGCGGCTGGGCACCGAGCGTGGCACGCTCCACGCGCTGAAGGTGACCGGCGGGGTGATCACCTCGGCCGGGGTGGTGCTGGCCGCGACCTTCGCCGCCCTGGCGGTGATCCCGGTGTTGTTCCTGGCCCAGGTCGCCTTCCTGGTCGCCTTCGGTGTGCTGCTGGACACCTTCGTGGTGCGCTCGCTGCTGGTGCCGGCGCTCGCCGTGGACCTGGGGCGGGTTATCTGGTGGCCGAGCCGGCTGGCTCGGGCTCCTCGGGCTCCGGCCGGACGTCCGGTTCCTGAGCCGGACGCGGAAGCCACAACGCCGCTACCGCGCCTACGAGGGTGA
- a CDS encoding lysophospholipid acyltransferase family protein — MGVDISTTDDSTDIVLTRAQALRLGRRFPRRERGRWFGLAIDLIWPLLVLGTRMRIRGAQHLPERGGVLIASNHLSFADPVTMTLFCLSGRRVPRYLAKAELWEAPVLRAVMTSGRHIPVHRGTASVRDAYLGAVTALGAGECVVIFPEGGFSTRDDGWPSKGKPGIGKIALDTGVPVIPVANWGTHEVLPAGRKLPRFVPRRTVNLVAGPPVDLSDLAGSSPSATDAARATRRIMAAVTDLLAEVRVEDPPAA; from the coding sequence TTGGGTGTCGACATTTCCACCACCGACGATTCGACGGACATCGTGCTGACCCGCGCCCAGGCGCTTCGGCTGGGGCGACGGTTCCCCCGGCGCGAGCGCGGGCGCTGGTTCGGGCTGGCCATCGACCTGATCTGGCCGTTGCTGGTGCTGGGCACCCGGATGCGGATCCGGGGCGCCCAGCACCTGCCGGAGCGCGGGGGAGTGCTGATCGCGTCGAACCACCTCTCCTTCGCCGATCCGGTCACCATGACGCTGTTCTGCCTTTCCGGGCGGCGGGTGCCGCGATACCTGGCCAAGGCGGAGCTGTGGGAGGCGCCGGTGCTGCGCGCGGTGATGACCTCGGGGCGGCACATCCCGGTGCATCGCGGCACGGCCAGCGTCCGGGACGCCTACCTCGGGGCGGTGACCGCCCTCGGTGCGGGGGAGTGCGTGGTGATCTTCCCCGAGGGCGGGTTCTCCACCCGGGACGATGGCTGGCCGAGCAAAGGCAAGCCGGGCATCGGCAAGATCGCGCTCGACACGGGTGTGCCGGTGATCCCGGTGGCGAACTGGGGAACGCACGAGGTGCTGCCTGCCGGGCGGAAGCTGCCGCGGTTCGTCCCGCGCCGGACGGTCAACCTGGTCGCCGGCCCGCCGGTGGACCTGTCCGACCTGGCCGGGTCGAGCCCGAGCGCCACCGACGCGGCGCGGGCGACCAGGCGCATCATGGCGGCGGTGACCGACCTGCTGGCCGAGGTTCGCGTGGAGGACCCGCCGGCTGCATGA